The Rhizobium indicum genome has a segment encoding these proteins:
- a CDS encoding NAD-dependent epimerase/dehydratase family protein produces MTDYQRTLLTGAAGALGTQLRKSGTRLGKILRLSARKPCDNIEPHEEDFPADLSDFDAVSKAVKGCDAIIHMGGQGLEAPWNTILNANIVGSYNIYEAARQHGVKRIVYASSVHAIGFYERTETIDGNVPTRPDSLYGVSKTFVENLGRYYFDKFGIETVSLRIGSSFPEPTDRRHLITWLSYRDCRQLVEKSLSAERVGFMVAYGMSNNSRAFWDNRTAASLGYKPEDSADDYADKVFGKTKQGDPNDPAVRFQGGSFAAAGHYEDEKK; encoded by the coding sequence ATGACCGATTATCAGCGCACGCTTCTGACCGGCGCGGCCGGCGCTCTGGGAACCCAGCTGCGCAAATCCGGAACAAGGCTTGGTAAGATCCTCAGGCTGTCTGCACGCAAGCCTTGCGACAACATCGAGCCGCACGAGGAGGATTTTCCGGCGGACCTTTCCGACTTCGACGCCGTTTCGAAAGCTGTGAAGGGCTGCGACGCCATCATTCATATGGGTGGTCAAGGGCTGGAAGCCCCCTGGAACACCATCCTCAACGCCAACATCGTCGGCAGCTACAACATCTATGAGGCGGCCCGGCAGCATGGCGTCAAGCGCATCGTCTATGCCAGCTCCGTTCACGCCATCGGTTTTTACGAACGTACCGAGACGATCGACGGCAACGTTCCAACCCGCCCCGACAGTCTCTACGGTGTGTCGAAGACCTTCGTCGAAAATCTCGGCCGTTACTATTTCGACAAGTTCGGGATCGAGACCGTGAGCCTGCGCATCGGCTCGTCCTTCCCGGAGCCGACGGACCGGCGCCACCTCATCACCTGGCTTTCCTATCGCGATTGCCGCCAGCTCGTCGAAAAGAGCCTGTCGGCCGAACGCGTCGGCTTCATGGTCGCCTATGGCATGTCCAACAACAGCCGGGCGTTCTGGGACAACCGCACGGCGGCTTCGCTTGGATACAAGCCGGAAGACAGCGCCGACGATTATGCGGACAAGGTCTTCGGCAAGACGAAACAAGGCGATCCCAACGATCCGGCGGTGCGCTTCCAGGGCGGCAGCTTTGCCGCCGCCGGCCACTATGAAGACGAGAAAAAGTGA
- a CDS encoding pyridoxal phosphate-dependent aminotransferase: protein MNMIAFESTRVATIKSSPSMAVSVAAKAMRAKGEHVVDLSLGEPDFETPDHIVQAAIEAMRKGLTRYTAPDGLVELREAIVAKFKRENGLDYAMDEISIGNGAKQILFNAFLATLEPGDEVVVPAPYWVSYTDIVILHGGIPKTVSCGVEDAFKITAERLEAAITPKTRWFLFNSPSNPTGAIYTADELKALGAVLARHPHVAIMSDEIYEHIVCGDVPFTSFVVACPELKDRTLIINGVSKAYAMTGWRLGYAAGPRELTRALNKLQSQSTTCPSSITQFAAAAALNGPQDFVRTAVAEYKARGELVARGFSAIPGLDVRAPEGAFYLFPKCAHYIGRTAPDGARISNDTELASYLLREGKVATVPGAAFGVEPYIRLSFATSRDNLAIAIERTADALAKLR from the coding sequence ATGAATATGATTGCATTCGAAAGTACACGCGTTGCGACGATCAAGTCCTCACCGTCCATGGCGGTATCGGTCGCCGCCAAGGCGATGCGGGCCAAAGGAGAGCATGTCGTCGACCTTTCGCTCGGCGAGCCTGATTTCGAGACGCCGGATCATATCGTTCAGGCGGCGATCGAGGCCATGCGCAAGGGGCTTACCCGCTATACTGCGCCGGACGGCCTGGTGGAGCTGCGCGAAGCGATCGTCGCCAAGTTCAAACGTGAGAACGGCCTCGACTACGCCATGGATGAGATCTCCATCGGCAACGGCGCCAAGCAGATACTCTTCAATGCATTTCTGGCCACGCTGGAGCCCGGCGACGAAGTGGTCGTGCCGGCGCCTTACTGGGTCTCCTATACCGACATCGTCATCCTGCATGGCGGCATTCCCAAAACCGTGTCTTGCGGTGTCGAGGACGCCTTCAAGATCACAGCCGAGCGGCTGGAAGCAGCCATCACGCCGAAGACGCGTTGGTTCCTGTTCAATTCTCCCTCGAACCCGACGGGGGCGATCTATACGGCGGACGAACTGAAAGCGCTTGGCGCGGTGCTGGCGCGCCACCCCCACGTGGCGATCATGTCGGATGAGATCTACGAACATATCGTCTGCGGCGACGTGCCCTTCACGTCGTTCGTCGTCGCGTGCCCGGAGCTGAAGGACCGCACGCTCATCATCAACGGCGTATCCAAGGCCTATGCCATGACAGGATGGCGCCTCGGCTATGCGGCCGGTCCGCGGGAACTGACCCGGGCCTTGAACAAGCTTCAGTCCCAGAGCACGACCTGCCCGTCCTCCATCACCCAGTTTGCGGCCGCCGCAGCGCTCAACGGTCCCCAGGACTTCGTCAGGACGGCGGTTGCCGAATACAAGGCGCGTGGCGAACTGGTCGCAAGGGGCTTCAGCGCGATACCCGGTCTTGATGTCCGGGCTCCGGAAGGGGCGTTTTATCTCTTTCCGAAATGCGCCCACTATATCGGCAGGACGGCGCCAGACGGCGCCAGGATTTCCAACGATACGGAACTGGCCTCCTATCTCCTGAGGGAAGGCAAGGTCGCAACCGTTCCCGGCGCCGCTTTCGGTGTCGAACCCTATATTCGCCTTTCCTTCGCGACATCGCGTGACAATCTTGCCATTGCCATCGAGCGCACCGCCGATGCACTGGCCAAACTTCGCTAA
- a CDS encoding hydantoinase B/oxoprolinase family protein, producing the protein MIDIHMQVMWNRLISVVEEQAQTLIRTAFSTSVREAGDLSAGVFDLEGRMLAQAVTGTPGHVNAMAESVAHFIADIGPDNIFEGDVYITNDPWKGTGHLHDITVVTPSFHHGKLVGYFASTAHVVDVGGRGFGPDAREVYEEGIFIPIMKFFERGELNRTLIHIVRNNVRENDKVVGDFYALAACNETGQRRLVDMLTEFNLPDLSTIGGFILKHSREATLERLKNLPHGSWNYSLDLDGYDEPVHLAAKLSIGPDGVVVDFDGTSGMSKFGINVPLVYAKAYACYGIKCVVAPEIPNNAASLEPFEVVAPEGCILNAKRPAPVAVRHVLGHFVPDLVLGALHQALPGQVPAEGASALWNLHMSVRPVSDQIGGKGAEILMFNSGGTGARATLDGLNATAFPSGVHTMPIEATENVGPVIIWRKELREGSGGAGAQRGGLGQMIEIEAAEGFSFRFSAMFDRLGHPARGREGGLSGTAGAVALDDGTVLKGKGLQFVPEGRRLVLSLPGGGGYGDPAHRPADAIEHDLKHGYITEEQAEAYGRSRTKGGEA; encoded by the coding sequence ATGATCGATATCCATATGCAGGTCATGTGGAACCGGCTGATCTCCGTCGTCGAGGAGCAGGCGCAGACCCTGATCCGCACGGCCTTCTCCACCTCGGTGCGCGAGGCAGGCGATCTGTCGGCGGGCGTCTTCGACCTGGAAGGCCGCATGCTGGCACAGGCGGTTACCGGCACGCCCGGCCACGTCAATGCCATGGCGGAATCCGTTGCGCATTTCATCGCCGATATCGGGCCGGACAATATCTTCGAAGGCGACGTCTACATCACCAACGATCCCTGGAAGGGAACCGGCCACCTGCACGACATCACCGTCGTCACGCCCTCCTTCCATCACGGCAAGCTGGTCGGTTATTTTGCCTCGACCGCGCATGTCGTCGATGTCGGCGGCCGCGGTTTCGGCCCGGATGCCCGCGAAGTCTATGAAGAGGGCATCTTCATTCCGATCATGAAATTCTTCGAGCGCGGCGAGCTGAACCGGACGCTCATCCATATCGTCCGAAACAATGTTCGCGAAAACGACAAGGTCGTCGGCGACTTCTATGCGCTCGCCGCCTGCAACGAAACGGGCCAGCGGCGGCTGGTCGACATGCTGACGGAATTCAATCTTCCTGATCTGTCGACGATCGGCGGCTTCATCCTCAAGCATAGCCGCGAGGCAACGCTGGAGCGGCTGAAAAACCTTCCGCATGGCTCCTGGAACTATAGCCTCGACCTCGACGGCTATGACGAGCCGGTGCATCTCGCCGCCAAGCTGAGCATCGGCCCCGATGGCGTCGTGGTCGATTTCGACGGCACCTCAGGCATGAGCAAGTTCGGCATCAATGTGCCGCTCGTCTATGCCAAGGCCTATGCCTGCTACGGCATCAAATGCGTCGTGGCGCCGGAAATTCCAAACAATGCGGCCTCGCTTGAGCCCTTCGAGGTGGTGGCGCCGGAAGGCTGCATCCTCAATGCCAAACGGCCGGCGCCGGTCGCCGTCCGCCACGTTCTCGGCCATTTCGTCCCGGATCTCGTGCTGGGCGCGCTGCATCAGGCGCTTCCAGGCCAGGTCCCGGCTGAGGGTGCGAGCGCGCTCTGGAACCTGCATATGAGCGTGCGCCCCGTCTCCGATCAGATCGGCGGCAAGGGCGCGGAAATCCTGATGTTCAATTCCGGCGGCACCGGCGCCCGCGCCACTCTCGACGGCTTGAACGCCACTGCCTTTCCGAGCGGCGTGCACACGATGCCGATCGAGGCGACGGAGAATGTCGGTCCCGTCATCATCTGGCGCAAGGAATTGCGCGAGGGGTCCGGAGGGGCCGGCGCGCAGCGCGGCGGTCTCGGCCAGATGATCGAGATCGAAGCGGCCGAGGGCTTCAGCTTCCGCTTCTCCGCCATGTTCGACAGGCTTGGCCACCCCGCGCGTGGCCGCGAAGGCGGACTGAGCGGCACGGCCGGCGCAGTTGCGCTCGACGACGGTACGGTTCTCAAGGGCAAGGGGCTGCAATTCGTGCCGGAAGGCCGGCGCCTGGTTCTGTCGCTTCCGGGCGGCGGCGGTTACGGCGATCCGGCACACCGCCCGGCTGACGCGATCGAGCACGATCTGAAACATGGATACATCACAGAGGAACAGGCTGAAGCCTACGGCAGGAGCCGGACCAAGGGAGGCGAGGCATGA
- a CDS encoding hydantoinase/oxoprolinase family protein: MSSTPRNCRVGVDIGGTFTDIALDLDGALHSTKILTDYTAPERAILKGVKTVADMAGIALSEIGILIHGTTLATNALIERRGAKTAFVTTEGFRDVLEMRTENRFEQYDLNISLPPALIARADRFVVRERIDATGKVLLDLDDASVAAVVEKVAAGGYESVAIGFIHAYANGAHEIAVRDAILKRLPGLSVSISSEVSPQMREFERFNTVCANAYVKPAIKSYLDRLVVSLKEIGVGCPVFMIHSGGGIVSVESASEFPVRLVESGPAGGAIFAADIARQYGLDTVLSFDMGGTTAKICLIENQVPKTAKTFEVARTYRFRKGSGMPISIPVVEMVEIGAGGGSIASVDAMRQIRVGPHSAASEPGPACYQRGGKNPTVTDADLILGKLDPANFAGGAIPLSVEASHQAMSDDIGSVIGLDPEASAYGACEMVDENMANAGRVHTVENGKNISDFTMITFGGAGPLHAARLCEKMGISTFLVPPGAGVGSAIGFLKAPFGYESVRSAVFNLSNFEYAEANRLLEAMKAEALGFVEGGLDAGSPVIERTLFMRYAGQGWDIPVPLADDNFDPASAETIAALFEREYERFFGRAIEGLDIEIVSWSVKASSPLPPVERIPSVAEGNVVPPGKTRRLFEASQGAYLEAGIHERTALKPGDVIKGPAVIVERETSTVLTSSFKAIVQHDGCLLATRI, from the coding sequence GTGAGCAGCACGCCACGAAACTGCCGGGTGGGCGTCGATATCGGCGGCACCTTTACGGATATCGCTCTCGACCTCGATGGGGCGCTTCACTCGACGAAGATCCTGACGGACTATACGGCGCCGGAGCGGGCGATCCTCAAGGGTGTGAAGACCGTTGCCGACATGGCGGGCATCGCTCTTTCAGAGATCGGCATCCTCATCCATGGCACGACGCTTGCCACCAACGCACTCATCGAGCGGCGCGGCGCCAAGACCGCCTTCGTGACGACGGAAGGTTTTCGCGATGTGCTCGAGATGCGCACTGAGAACCGTTTCGAACAATATGATCTCAATATTTCCCTGCCGCCGGCTCTCATCGCGCGCGCCGACCGCTTCGTCGTGCGTGAGCGTATCGATGCGACGGGCAAGGTTCTGCTTGATCTGGATGATGCTTCGGTCGCAGCCGTCGTCGAGAAGGTCGCGGCAGGCGGCTATGAAAGTGTCGCGATCGGTTTCATCCATGCCTATGCCAATGGCGCCCACGAGATCGCCGTCCGCGACGCGATCCTGAAGCGCCTTCCTGGCCTCTCCGTTTCGATCTCGTCGGAGGTTTCTCCGCAGATGCGCGAATTCGAGCGCTTCAACACGGTCTGCGCCAATGCCTATGTCAAGCCGGCGATCAAATCCTATCTCGACCGTCTCGTCGTGTCGCTGAAGGAGATCGGCGTCGGCTGCCCGGTCTTCATGATCCATTCCGGCGGCGGGATCGTCTCGGTCGAGAGCGCCTCCGAGTTTCCGGTCCGCCTGGTCGAATCCGGTCCGGCGGGCGGCGCGATCTTCGCGGCCGACATCGCCCGTCAATATGGTCTCGACACGGTTCTTTCCTTCGACATGGGCGGCACCACCGCCAAGATCTGCCTGATCGAAAACCAGGTGCCGAAGACGGCCAAGACTTTCGAGGTCGCGCGCACCTATCGATTCCGCAAGGGATCAGGCATGCCGATTTCCATCCCGGTCGTCGAGATGGTCGAAATTGGCGCCGGCGGCGGGTCGATCGCTTCGGTCGACGCAATGCGTCAGATCCGCGTCGGGCCGCATTCGGCGGCCTCGGAGCCCGGCCCGGCCTGTTATCAGCGCGGCGGCAAGAACCCCACCGTGACCGATGCGGACCTGATCCTCGGCAAGCTCGATCCTGCCAATTTCGCCGGTGGCGCAATCCCGCTTTCCGTCGAGGCGAGCCACCAGGCGATGAGCGACGATATCGGCTCGGTCATCGGTCTCGATCCGGAAGCTTCCGCTTACGGCGCCTGCGAAATGGTTGACGAGAACATGGCCAATGCCGGCCGCGTTCACACCGTCGAGAACGGCAAGAACATTTCCGATTTCACCATGATCACCTTCGGCGGCGCAGGGCCGCTGCATGCCGCACGCCTCTGCGAAAAGATGGGTATCTCGACCTTCCTCGTTCCGCCAGGCGCCGGCGTCGGTTCGGCGATCGGTTTCCTCAAGGCGCCCTTCGGCTACGAATCCGTCCGCAGCGCCGTCTTCAACCTGTCGAATTTCGAATATGCGGAGGCCAACCGCCTCCTGGAAGCGATGAAGGCCGAAGCGCTTGGCTTCGTCGAAGGCGGGCTCGACGCCGGCTCCCCGGTGATCGAGCGCACGCTGTTCATGCGCTATGCCGGGCAGGGCTGGGATATCCCGGTCCCGCTTGCCGACGACAATTTCGACCCTGCGAGCGCCGAGACGATCGCAGCCTTGTTCGAAAGGGAATATGAGCGCTTCTTCGGCCGCGCCATCGAGGGTCTCGATATCGAGATCGTCAGCTGGTCGGTCAAGGCGAGTTCGCCGCTGCCGCCGGTCGAACGCATCCCCTCCGTCGCCGAAGGCAATGTCGTGCCGCCGGGCAAGACCCGCCGTCTGTTCGAGGCTTCCCAAGGCGCCTATCTCGAAGCCGGCATTCACGAGCGCACCGCCCTGAAGCCTGGCGACGTGATCAAGGGCCCGGCCGTCATCGTCGAGCGTGAGACCTCAACCGTTCTCACTTCCTCCTTCAAGGCCATCGTTCAGCACGACGGCTGCCTTCTCGCAACCCGGATCTGA
- a CDS encoding ABC transporter substrate-binding protein — MKSISTLLSATAVASVLLFSNALAADTIKIGVAGPYTGANATFGEQVFSGVSAYVTDVNASGGINGKKIELVKGDDACEPKQAVSVANRFVDQDKVQAVIGHFCSSNTIPASEIYNDAGILEMTPSSTNPTVTDRGFDNLFRGCGRDDQQAVVAGSFILDTLKRDKIALIHDKDTYGQGLVDAVKKTIEARGIKPVMYEGLTRGERDFNALVTKIKSSGANAVYFGGLIPEGGPLIRQLKEQGVDVVVVSGDAFAQTELIAAAGGAQNLKNVYYSATPDPLADPSTQGVQNSLKKANITPANYVLYGYANAQAVIAALKAGDELKAQADYLRNNTVDSAIGKITWDAKGDIKDFKFVFYNFDDKGTPVLVK, encoded by the coding sequence ATGAAATCCATCTCGACACTTCTTAGCGCCACCGCCGTCGCCTCCGTCCTGCTGTTTTCCAACGCATTGGCGGCCGACACGATCAAGATCGGCGTCGCCGGCCCCTATACCGGCGCCAATGCGACCTTTGGCGAGCAGGTGTTCAGCGGCGTGTCCGCCTACGTCACCGACGTCAATGCGTCGGGCGGCATCAATGGCAAGAAGATTGAACTGGTGAAGGGGGACGACGCCTGCGAACCGAAGCAAGCCGTTTCCGTCGCCAATCGTTTCGTCGACCAGGACAAGGTCCAGGCCGTGATCGGACATTTCTGCTCGTCCAACACGATTCCCGCTTCCGAAATCTACAATGATGCCGGCATACTCGAAATGACGCCATCCTCGACCAATCCGACCGTCACCGATCGCGGTTTCGACAATCTGTTCCGTGGCTGCGGCCGTGACGACCAGCAGGCCGTCGTTGCCGGCAGCTTCATTCTGGATACGCTGAAGCGGGACAAGATCGCCCTCATCCACGACAAGGACACCTATGGCCAGGGCTTGGTGGACGCCGTCAAGAAGACGATCGAAGCGCGCGGAATCAAGCCTGTGATGTACGAGGGCCTGACCCGCGGCGAACGCGACTTCAACGCGCTCGTCACCAAGATCAAGAGCTCCGGCGCCAACGCCGTTTACTTCGGCGGCCTCATCCCCGAAGGCGGTCCGCTGATCCGCCAGCTGAAGGAGCAGGGTGTCGACGTGGTCGTCGTCAGCGGCGACGCCTTCGCCCAGACGGAACTCATCGCGGCAGCCGGCGGCGCGCAAAACCTGAAGAACGTCTATTATTCGGCAACGCCCGATCCGCTGGCCGATCCCTCGACGCAGGGCGTCCAGAACTCGCTGAAGAAAGCCAACATCACGCCGGCCAACTACGTGCTCTATGGCTATGCCAATGCGCAGGCCGTCATTGCCGCGCTGAAGGCCGGCGACGAGTTGAAGGCCCAGGCCGACTATCTTCGCAACAACACCGTCGATTCCGCCATCGGCAAGATCACCTGGGACGCCAAGGGCGACATCAAGGACTTCAAGTTCGTCTTCTACAACTTCGACGACAAGGGAACCCCTGTCTTGGTGAAGTAA
- a CDS encoding ABC transporter permease subunit produces MDFYILVQQLFNGITLGTIYGLIAVGYTMVYGVIRMINFAHGDVYMVSAYIAAITLAVLGYFGVQSVPFALISVLVISCAITAVYGWVIERVAYRPLRGSTKLAPLISAIGISLMLQSYVQIAQGARDQGVPTLIQGAFRIGNDTHFAQITYMQTVILFASLIAMGVLTYVINYTRIGRECRATQQNIRISAILGVNTDRIISAVFVMGAATAAVGGTLVTFNYGSFNFFIGFVMGIKAFTAAVLGGIGSLPGAVLGGIVLGLTEALFAGYVSTDYKDVFAFALLITLLFFRPYGLLGRAEIQKV; encoded by the coding sequence ATGGACTTTTACATCCTGGTTCAACAATTGTTCAATGGCATCACGCTGGGGACGATCTACGGCCTGATCGCGGTTGGATACACCATGGTCTACGGCGTCATCCGGATGATCAACTTCGCCCATGGCGACGTCTATATGGTATCGGCCTATATCGCCGCCATCACGCTTGCCGTTCTCGGTTATTTCGGTGTTCAGTCGGTTCCCTTCGCCCTGATATCAGTGCTGGTGATCAGCTGCGCGATCACCGCCGTCTATGGCTGGGTGATCGAGCGCGTCGCCTATCGTCCGCTTCGCGGCTCGACCAAGCTTGCTCCGCTGATATCGGCCATCGGCATCTCGCTGATGCTGCAGAGCTACGTCCAGATCGCCCAGGGCGCACGCGACCAGGGTGTGCCGACGCTCATCCAGGGGGCGTTTCGCATCGGAAACGATACCCACTTCGCGCAGATCACCTACATGCAGACGGTGATCCTGTTCGCGTCGCTGATCGCCATGGGCGTGCTGACCTATGTGATCAACTACACCAGGATCGGCCGCGAATGCCGCGCCACCCAGCAGAATATCCGGATCTCCGCGATACTCGGGGTCAATACCGACCGGATCATTTCGGCGGTGTTCGTCATGGGCGCGGCCACTGCCGCCGTCGGCGGCACGCTCGTTACCTTCAACTACGGCTCCTTCAACTTTTTCATCGGCTTTGTCATGGGCATCAAGGCCTTCACGGCCGCGGTTCTCGGCGGGATCGGCTCGCTGCCCGGCGCCGTACTCGGCGGCATCGTCCTCGGCCTGACCGAGGCTCTGTTCGCCGGCTATGTCAGCACCGACTACAAGGACGTCTTCGCCTTCGCATTGCTCATCACTCTCCTGTTTTTCCGACCGTATGGCCTGCTTGGCCGGGCGGAAATCCAAAAAGTCTGA
- the livM gene encoding high-affinity branched-chain amino acid ABC transporter permease LivM produces MESNRLRALFKQALLTFTVSLILFGPISGLVLDGFSFTNELMRAVLLAAVVTAGRSALSLFQMSSLGRKLTRGMAGNGAGVTVMTGKERSPMLVLALLFFAGLSLPFFADKYFLGIAILALIYCLLGLGLNIVVGLAGLLDLGYVAFYAVGAYLLALGSEYLGIGFWGALVLAPFLAGLFGMILAFPVLKMHGDYLAIVTLGFGEIIRLVLNNWLEFTGGPNGAPVPAPTFLGLEFTRTAKQGGVPIHEYLGIPYSADYRFWFLYFVLFLIVCFVIYAVERLRVIPLGRMWEALREDEIACRSLGVNHVFTKLTAFMLGASTGGLAGVFFAAQQGFVNPTSFTFFESALILAIVVLGGLGSTAGVISAALVLTILPELLREFAEYRVLVFGILMVVMMIWKPRGLVRIKRPAFFPSSMKEGIGTELSFEGKAEAGR; encoded by the coding sequence ATGGAATCCAACCGCCTTCGCGCACTCTTCAAGCAAGCACTCCTCACTTTTACGGTCTCCCTCATCCTGTTCGGCCCGATCTCGGGGCTGGTGCTCGACGGATTTTCGTTCACGAACGAATTGATGCGCGCGGTGTTGTTGGCGGCCGTCGTCACGGCAGGCCGATCGGCACTCTCGCTGTTCCAGATGAGCAGCCTCGGCCGAAAGCTCACCCGGGGCATGGCAGGCAACGGCGCCGGTGTGACCGTCATGACCGGCAAGGAACGGTCGCCGATGCTGGTCCTTGCCCTGTTGTTTTTCGCCGGGTTGAGCCTGCCGTTCTTTGCCGACAAATACTTCCTAGGCATTGCGATCCTCGCCTTGATATATTGCCTGCTCGGCCTGGGGCTCAACATCGTCGTCGGGCTTGCGGGTCTGCTGGACCTTGGCTACGTCGCCTTCTACGCCGTCGGAGCCTATCTCCTGGCGCTCGGGTCGGAATATCTCGGCATCGGGTTCTGGGGCGCTCTGGTCCTTGCGCCTTTTCTGGCCGGTCTCTTCGGCATGATCCTCGCCTTCCCCGTTCTCAAGATGCATGGCGACTATCTTGCCATCGTCACGCTCGGATTCGGCGAAATCATTCGTCTGGTGCTGAACAACTGGCTGGAATTCACCGGCGGCCCCAACGGCGCTCCGGTTCCGGCACCCACCTTCCTCGGCCTCGAATTCACCCGTACGGCCAAACAGGGCGGCGTTCCCATTCATGAATATCTGGGCATCCCCTACAGTGCGGACTACCGGTTCTGGTTCCTCTATTTCGTGCTGTTTCTCATCGTCTGCTTCGTCATCTACGCCGTGGAGCGGCTGCGCGTCATCCCTCTTGGCCGCATGTGGGAAGCGCTGCGGGAAGACGAGATCGCCTGCCGTTCGCTCGGCGTCAATCACGTCTTCACAAAGCTCACGGCCTTCATGCTCGGCGCCTCCACGGGCGGCCTCGCCGGCGTCTTCTTCGCCGCGCAACAGGGCTTCGTGAACCCGACCTCCTTCACCTTCTTCGAATCCGCGCTGATCCTCGCCATCGTCGTGCTCGGTGGCCTCGGATCGACGGCAGGCGTCATCTCGGCAGCTCTCGTTCTCACCATTCTTCCGGAGCTTCTGCGTGAGTTTGCCGAATACCGCGTTCTGGTCTTCGGCATCCTGATGGTGGTGATGATGATCTGGAAACCGCGCGGCCTGGTCCGCATCAAGCGTCCGGCATTCTTTCCGAGCTCGATGAAAGAAGGCATCGGCACCGAACTGTCCTTTGAGGGCAAGGCGGAGGCGGGGCGATGA
- a CDS encoding ABC transporter ATP-binding protein: MNEPILEVQNVTMRFGGIVANRDVSFSVERGDVTALIGPNGAGKTTMFNCITGFYRSSEGRIMLNGRDGPTDIGQLVTKPMTGGSHLVTRAGIARTFQNIRLFKEMSVIENLLVAQHLATRNNILSGVFRTGAFRKAEADAVDRAYHWLGQMKLADDANRLAGELPYGRQRRVEIARAMCTGPSLICLDEPAAGLNPSETLDLAEVIQRLCTDHKQTVLVIEHDMGLVMRISNHIVVLDHGEVISDGTPEYVANDPAVVAAYLGVSEEEVPA; the protein is encoded by the coding sequence ATGAACGAACCCATCCTCGAAGTGCAGAATGTCACCATGCGTTTCGGCGGCATCGTCGCCAACCGGGACGTCAGCTTCTCCGTCGAACGCGGTGATGTCACCGCCCTGATCGGCCCCAACGGCGCCGGCAAGACGACGATGTTCAACTGCATCACCGGATTCTACCGCTCCAGCGAAGGCCGCATCATGCTGAACGGACGCGATGGTCCGACGGATATCGGCCAATTGGTGACGAAACCGATGACCGGCGGCTCGCACCTCGTGACGCGCGCCGGGATTGCCAGGACGTTCCAGAACATCCGCCTGTTCAAGGAAATGTCGGTCATCGAGAACCTTCTGGTCGCCCAGCATCTGGCCACCCGCAACAATATTCTCAGCGGCGTTTTCCGAACCGGGGCGTTTCGCAAGGCCGAGGCAGACGCCGTCGACCGCGCCTATCACTGGCTTGGACAGATGAAGCTTGCCGACGACGCCAACCGTCTTGCCGGCGAACTGCCCTACGGCCGGCAGCGCCGCGTCGAGATTGCCCGCGCCATGTGCACGGGTCCAAGCCTCATATGCCTCGACGAACCGGCCGCGGGCCTCAACCCCTCCGAAACGCTCGATCTGGCGGAGGTCATCCAACGGCTCTGTACCGATCACAAGCAGACGGTTCTCGTCATCGAGCACGACATGGGTCTCGTCATGCGCATTTCGAACCACATCGTCGTGCTCGATCATGGCGAGGTGATCTCCGACGGCACGCCTGAGTATGTCGCCAACGACCCGGCCGTCGTCGCCGCTTATCTCGGGGTCAGCGAAGAAGAGGTACCAGCATGA
- a CDS encoding ABC transporter ATP-binding protein has translation MSQSSDTQVPLLEFAGVHAHYGPVEALKAVNVHISAGEIVSLIGANGAGKTTLLSSIFGAPRASSGKILHRGEDISQMPTSRISRRGIALVPEGRQIFQEMSVEENMMMGTTPIGMARFEEDRNTMFELFPRLKERRNQTAGTMSGGEQQMLAIARAMMARPELILFDEPSLGLAPLIVKRVFEVLREIAAMGKTIFLVEQNANHALKLSQRAYVMVNGRIHLSGDSAALLDNQEVRKAYLGLH, from the coding sequence ATGAGCCAGTCGTCCGACACGCAGGTACCGCTTCTCGAATTCGCCGGCGTTCACGCCCATTACGGCCCGGTAGAAGCGCTGAAGGCGGTAAACGTCCATATCTCAGCCGGTGAGATCGTCAGCCTGATCGGCGCAAACGGCGCCGGCAAGACCACGCTGCTTTCCTCCATCTTCGGCGCGCCGCGCGCCTCATCCGGCAAGATACTGCATCGCGGCGAAGATATCTCCCAGATGCCGACAAGCAGGATTTCCCGGCGCGGCATCGCGCTCGTTCCGGAAGGTCGTCAGATCTTTCAGGAGATGTCCGTCGAAGAGAATATGATGATGGGCACGACGCCAATCGGCATGGCCCGCTTCGAAGAAGACCGGAACACCATGTTCGAGCTCTTCCCGCGCCTCAAGGAGCGCCGAAATCAGACCGCCGGCACCATGTCGGGCGGCGAACAGCAGATGCTCGCCATCGCCCGCGCCATGATGGCGCGGCCCGAGCTGATCCTGTTCGATGAACCGTCGCTCGGCTTGGCGCCGCTGATCGTCAAGCGCGTTTTCGAAGTTTTGCGGGAGATCGCTGCGATGGGCAAAACGATATTTCTCGTCGAGCAGAACGCCAACCATGCACTGAAGCTGTCGCAGCGGGCCTATGTCATGGTCAACGGCCGCATCCACCTTTCCGGCGACAGCGCCGCCCTGCTCGATAACCAAGAGGTCCGCAAAGCCTATCTCGGACTGCACTGA